In Candidatus Poribacteria bacterium, the following are encoded in one genomic region:
- the lpxC gene encoding UDP-3-O-[3-hydroxymyristoyl] N-acetylglucosamine deacetylase — MAKADSQQTIQNEITVTGKGLMLGEPVTLTLKPAPAGSGIVFRRVDMSGTPEVKVCQENWADILPRCTSLRSGDTTVSSVEHILSALGGLGVDNAMVELDASEPPGLDGSAVAYVENIQAVGLVSQDVPRKFIEVTEPFALSVGDKQLVLLPADALEVTFVYAHPQTKPQTATLKITPESYASDIAPARSFCFENEIEALQALGIGKGASYDNVVVIDAAGESSIPLRFEDEFVRHKILDLIGDLYLAGHMPKAHVLAMRTGHMFHAEFVQALAEAGHLQQAPVQEPIEVMDIYEVLPHRHPMCMVDRVIEYESKKRAVGIKNVTYNEPIYEGHFPTRPVMPGVLQIEALAQLAAWLVLRDIGKEGELGYFRSISKATFRRAVIPGDQLRLEIEVAQLRSRIARIEGRVYVEDELATEAELTIVLASV; from the coding sequence ATGGCAAAAGCTGATTCACAGCAAACAATTCAAAACGAAATAACAGTGACAGGAAAAGGGTTAATGTTAGGGGAACCCGTGACATTAACCTTGAAACCGGCGCCCGCAGGTTCCGGCATCGTCTTCCGACGTGTAGATATGTCGGGTACGCCAGAAGTGAAGGTATGTCAGGAGAACTGGGCAGATATTCTGCCACGATGTACCAGTTTACGCAGTGGTGATACAACGGTTAGCAGCGTTGAACACATCCTTTCAGCACTCGGTGGTCTCGGCGTCGACAACGCGATGGTGGAGCTTGACGCATCGGAACCCCCTGGGCTTGATGGGAGCGCGGTCGCATACGTCGAAAATATTCAAGCAGTAGGACTCGTCTCACAAGATGTCCCACGGAAGTTTATTGAGGTCACGGAACCGTTCGCGCTTTCTGTAGGGGATAAGCAACTCGTGTTGTTACCTGCCGACGCGTTAGAGGTGACATTCGTTTACGCGCATCCGCAGACGAAACCACAAACGGCGACCCTGAAAATAACCCCAGAATCATACGCTTCTGATATCGCGCCGGCGCGGAGTTTCTGTTTCGAAAATGAAATTGAAGCATTACAGGCACTCGGTATTGGGAAAGGGGCAAGCTACGATAATGTCGTCGTTATCGATGCCGCAGGTGAATCCAGTATACCGCTGCGGTTTGAAGACGAGTTTGTGCGACATAAAATCCTTGACCTGATTGGCGATCTCTACTTAGCCGGACACATGCCGAAGGCACATGTTCTTGCAATGCGGACTGGACACATGTTCCATGCGGAATTTGTGCAAGCTCTCGCTGAAGCGGGGCACCTCCAACAGGCACCCGTTCAAGAACCGATTGAGGTAATGGATATCTATGAGGTATTGCCGCACCGACATCCGATGTGCATGGTCGATAGAGTTATTGAATACGAAAGTAAAAAACGTGCCGTAGGCATCAAGAATGTGACTTATAACGAACCAATTTATGAGGGGCATTTCCCGACACGCCCTGTGATGCCGGGGGTGTTACAAATTGAAGCCCTTGCACAACTTGCTGCATGGCTCGTGCTTCGAGACATTGGTAAGGAAGGTGAACTTGGCTATTTTCGCTCGATCAGTAAGGCAACATTCCGACGCGCTGTCATTCCAGGGGACCAACTCCGATTGGAAATAGAGGTCGCCCAACTACGGAGCAGAATCGCACGCATCGAAGGACGCGTTTACGTAGAAGACGAACTCGCTACAGAGGCAGAACTGACAATCGTATTGGCATCTGTCTGA
- the mltG gene encoding endolytic transglycosylase MltG — protein sequence MTLEHFRTFWNTVEYTLSKTRKVKIGILTLCCLGSLCLIVLLIGVSLTLPPTSSEKIVNFEVTVGSSSRTIAKQLAEQKLIRNEYAFRLAVRYRGTGRHLQAGTYVLRRNMALWDLLNKLEKGQVTLISWTVPEGLTTSAIAELWETSGFGTAEAFRKAAESARLLERYRLTDKTVEGYLFPNTYKFAKGTTTEKVVEMMLDEFKQQWTDKFDEDAANLGRTRHEIVTLASVIEKEAQFGMERPRISSVFHNRLTRKWKLQADPTVLYALGNPERPLTKADLQMDSPYNTYKHKGLPPGPIANPGIDAIIAALRPEKTDYLYFVAIGEGKHHFSKTLSEHNRMIRKMRRASRKQ from the coding sequence ATAACCTTAGAACACTTTAGAACATTCTGGAACACTGTGGAATATACTCTCTCGAAAACACGAAAAGTTAAAATCGGGATACTGACGCTCTGTTGCCTCGGTTCTCTCTGCCTCATTGTTTTGCTGATTGGGGTATCCCTGACGCTACCCCCTACATCGTCAGAAAAGATTGTCAATTTCGAAGTGACAGTAGGGAGTAGTTCGCGAACAATAGCAAAGCAATTGGCTGAGCAAAAACTAATACGTAACGAATACGCTTTTCGTTTAGCCGTTCGATATAGAGGAACTGGTAGACATCTACAAGCCGGAACCTACGTGTTACGGCGGAACATGGCGTTGTGGGATCTCCTCAATAAACTTGAAAAGGGACAGGTTACGCTGATTAGTTGGACAGTGCCAGAGGGTTTAACGACATCCGCCATTGCTGAACTTTGGGAAACGAGTGGCTTCGGCACGGCCGAGGCATTTCGGAAAGCCGCCGAATCGGCACGTTTGTTGGAGCGGTATAGGCTTACAGACAAAACTGTGGAGGGTTACCTTTTTCCAAATACATATAAATTTGCAAAAGGCACAACAACTGAGAAGGTTGTTGAGATGATGCTTGATGAATTTAAACAGCAATGGACGGACAAATTTGACGAGGATGCAGCAAATTTAGGACGTACCCGTCACGAAATCGTAACGCTTGCTTCCGTCATTGAAAAGGAAGCACAATTTGGGATGGAACGCCCGCGTATCTCAAGTGTCTTCCATAATCGGCTTACACGCAAGTGGAAACTTCAGGCAGATCCAACAGTGCTTTATGCCTTAGGAAATCCAGAAAGACCTCTAACAAAAGCCGATCTGCAGATGGATTCGCCTTATAACACGTATAAACATAAGGGGTTACCCCCCGGTCCCATTGCGAATCCGGGTATTGACGCAATTATAGCTGCCTTGAGACCCGAAAAAACGGACTATCTCTATTTCGTGGCGATAGGCGAGGGAAAGCACCACTTTTCAAAGACGCTTTCAGAACACAACAGAATGATACGAAAAATGCGGCGTGCCTCTCGTAAGCAGTAG
- the ruvX gene encoding Holliday junction resolvase RuvX, whose product MAILLGLDVGDTRIGVALSDALGIAAHPLCTLTRKNRQVDLIAISDLVSIHKVERVVIGLPISLDGSIGVQAQKIEKFAQRLAHVIKIPIEFQDERFTTAEAEDILRELNKDTKAQKELTDEVAAVIILRDYLNRSRESCEVG is encoded by the coding sequence ATGGCAATTTTACTCGGATTAGATGTTGGTGATACACGCATTGGTGTTGCCCTCAGCGACGCGCTCGGTATTGCGGCACATCCATTGTGTACACTCACCCGAAAAAATCGACAGGTTGATTTAATTGCTATTTCGGATCTCGTTTCTATTCACAAGGTGGAACGTGTGGTCATCGGTTTGCCTATCTCTCTTGACGGCTCTATCGGCGTGCAGGCACAGAAGATCGAGAAGTTTGCCCAACGCTTGGCACATGTAATCAAGATTCCGATCGAGTTTCAGGATGAACGTTTTACAACCGCGGAAGCGGAAGATATTTTGCGCGAACTTAACAAAGACACAAAAGCACAGAAAGAACTTACTGACGAGGTAGCAGCGGTAATTATTCTCAGAGACTATTTGAACCGCAGCCGAGAAAGTTGCGAAGTGGGCTAA
- a CDS encoding site-specific DNA-methyltransferase: protein MSKHQLYFGDNLEILQTYVPDESVNLIYIDPPFNTGKLQKRTEIHVEPDVDGDRVGFQGRTYRTLTGKTRHYTDKFESSDAYLEFLRPRFEEAYRVLHPHGSFFLHIDYREVHYCKVMLDEIFGRESFINEIIWAYDYGGRPKSKWPAKHDNILWYAKTPGHYTFNFDEMDRIPYMAPGLVGKAKATRGKTPTDVWWHTIVATNGNEKTGYPTQKPLGILNRIVKVHSSPGDILLDFFAGSGTLGESAALHNRSSILIDNNIPAIEIIMERLAFYGIELINGDYKELMEKTNERSAS from the coding sequence ATGTCCAAACATCAACTTTATTTTGGCGATAATCTTGAGATTCTTCAAACCTATGTTCCTGATGAAAGCGTCAATCTGATTTATATTGATCCACCCTTTAACACGGGAAAACTCCAAAAACGGACGGAGATCCACGTCGAACCCGATGTTGATGGCGATCGGGTTGGCTTCCAAGGAAGAACGTATCGAACCCTCACAGGTAAAACCAGGCATTATACCGATAAGTTTGAAAGTTCGGATGCTTACTTGGAGTTTTTGAGACCTCGGTTTGAGGAGGCATATCGTGTACTTCATCCACACGGCAGTTTCTTCCTCCACATTGATTATCGTGAGGTCCATTATTGTAAAGTAATGCTTGACGAGATTTTTGGACGAGAATCGTTTATCAACGAAATTATCTGGGCTTACGATTACGGCGGCAGACCCAAATCGAAGTGGCCTGCGAAACACGATAATATTTTATGGTATGCCAAAACGCCGGGCCACTATACCTTCAACTTTGATGAGATGGACAGAATTCCGTATATGGCACCCGGGTTAGTCGGCAAGGCAAAGGCGACGCGTGGTAAAACGCCGACCGATGTCTGGTGGCATACTATTGTTGCCACCAATGGGAACGAGAAGACAGGTTATCCAACACAAAAGCCGCTCGGAATCCTTAACCGGATCGTCAAGGTCCATTCATCACCGGGTGATATCCTTTTAGATTTTTTTGCCGGCAGCGGCACACTTGGTGAATCTGCCGCACTTCACAATCGCTCCTCAATTTTAATCGATAACAATATACCTGCAATTGAAATTATTATGGAAAGATTGGCGTTTTATGGAATTGAACTTATCAACGGTGATTATAAGGAATTGATGGAGAAAACCAATGAGAGATCTGCCTCTTGA
- a CDS encoding transposase codes for MKKQKQHRRTYKEKIRNHPQNMRVGNMFDDLEDVHNHFLALEKRYYRIYGKYAGRYRLQPHLTKLLERTHHHWAWIPRDTLDAVIIRIHIGYKRFFDWLEKGRRGRRVGPPKFKRRGKLRSAKFQTGYKLTEGTVRLSFKRWCSVKEKFVFIRRNILYHHHRDWEGNVQYIQIGRDVAGEYWLYVVTDSTSKKVLPATGESVGVDFGIDTYLTLNTGEKIHHPQPLKQSLNQLRKLNKILSRKVRGSGNWWRAVHELARLHVKIANQRRDWHYKRATDLCRRFDTIATETLNLEAMKRLWGRKISDLAFYQFVEILKFKCIKHNREFLQVGRWTPTTKPCSDCGHHNSNLSLSDRQWTCPECDSHHDRDVNAAINILRAALGPSVEQT; via the coding sequence ATGAAAAAACAAAAACAGCATCGCAGAACGTATAAAGAAAAGATACGTAATCACCCGCAGAACATGCGCGTGGGCAACATGTTCGATGACCTTGAAGATGTACATAACCACTTCTTGGCATTGGAGAAACGCTACTATCGCATCTACGGTAAATACGCCGGCAGATACAGGTTGCAACCGCACTTGACCAAGTTGCTCGAACGGACGCATCACCACTGGGCATGGATACCGCGAGATACGCTTGACGCTGTGATTATCCGTATCCATATCGGATATAAGCGGTTCTTTGATTGGCTGGAAAAAGGCAGGCGCGGGAGGCGTGTGGGTCCCCCGAAGTTCAAACGCCGCGGCAAACTCCGTTCTGCGAAGTTCCAAACGGGATACAAACTCACTGAAGGCACGGTGCGCTTGTCTTTCAAGCGATGGTGTTCCGTCAAAGAGAAATTCGTCTTTATCCGTCGAAATATCTTGTATCACCACCATCGCGATTGGGAAGGGAACGTCCAGTATATCCAAATCGGCAGGGATGTTGCCGGTGAGTATTGGCTTTATGTCGTAACAGATAGTACGTCGAAAAAAGTGCTGCCCGCTACAGGTGAAAGCGTAGGGGTAGACTTCGGCATAGACACCTATCTGACCCTGAATACAGGCGAGAAGATACACCACCCGCAACCCTTGAAACAGTCCTTGAACCAACTCCGAAAACTCAACAAAATCCTTTCTCGGAAAGTGAGAGGTTCTGGCAATTGGTGGCGTGCTGTCCATGAGTTGGCACGACTCCACGTCAAAATTGCCAACCAACGCCGAGATTGGCACTACAAGCGTGCGACCGACCTGTGTAGGCGGTTTGATACCATTGCCACCGAGACGCTGAACCTTGAGGCAATGAAACGTCTTTGGGGACGCAAAATCTCTGACCTTGCCTTCTACCAGTTTGTTGAGATTCTGAAGTTCAAGTGTATCAAACATAACCGTGAGTTCCTTCAGGTCGGACGGTGGACACCTACGACAAAGCCTTGTTCGGATTGCGGACATCACAATAGCAACCTTTCTCTTTCGGATCGGCAGTGGACGTGTCCTGAATGTGATTCACACCACGATCGGGATGTCAACGCTGCGATAAATATATTGAGGGCTGCCTTGGGTCCCTCTGTGGAGCAGACGTAA
- a CDS encoding ABC transporter ATP-binding protein produces MIKTLSLTKYFGKLCAVDALTLEVDAGEIFGFLGPNGAGKTTTINMLTGLLRPTSGTATLGGYDIQKQSLQAKAILGLMPDTPQLYEVLSGRQFVRMIADLYEVPPEQAENEMAVLLEQLELTDAADDQIKGYSYGMQKKILLISVLVHHPQIFFLDEPTSGLDPRSARTVREILRERCEQGSTVFMTTHILEIAERICDRVGIISKGQLIAVGTLAELQQKKQECHGRSVDVNQDRTETLEDIFLDLTADF; encoded by the coding sequence ATGATTAAAACCTTAAGCTTGACAAAATATTTCGGTAAATTGTGTGCTGTGGATGCATTGACACTTGAGGTAGATGCCGGTGAAATATTCGGGTTCCTTGGACCTAATGGCGCAGGAAAGACGACGACAATCAATATGCTAACGGGCTTACTCCGTCCGACCTCTGGCACTGCGACGCTTGGCGGTTATGACATTCAGAAGCAGAGTTTACAGGCGAAGGCGATTCTCGGACTGATGCCCGACACGCCGCAACTTTATGAAGTGTTGAGCGGTAGGCAGTTTGTCCGAATGATAGCAGATTTATATGAGGTGCCGCCGGAGCAAGCTGAAAATGAGATGGCGGTGCTACTTGAGCAGCTTGAGCTTACCGATGCTGCTGACGATCAAATTAAAGGGTATTCTTACGGCATGCAGAAGAAAATTCTGCTCATCTCGGTTCTCGTGCATCACCCGCAGATTTTTTTCCTTGATGAACCCACCAGTGGTCTGGATCCGAGGAGTGCGCGTACGGTTAGGGAAATCCTGCGTGAACGCTGTGAGCAGGGCTCTACTGTATTTATGACGACACATATCCTTGAAATTGCCGAACGTATTTGCGATCGAGTCGGTATTATCAGTAAAGGGCAACTGATCGCTGTGGGAACCCTTGCGGAATTGCAGCAGAAAAAGCAGGAATGCCACGGACGATCCGTTGATGTGAATCAGGACCGAACGGAAACGCTCGAGGATATTTTTCTCGATCTTACGGCAGATTTTTAA
- a CDS encoding gamma carbonic anhydrase family protein yields MLIEYEGIVPKVHPSVFVAPGAMIIGDVAIGEESSIWFNSVLRGDLEPIRIGCRTNVQDGAVIHMDKEIPCLIGDDVTIGHGAILHSCTIGDGALIGMGAVLLTGSVVGENAVVAAGTLVREGQEIPPGAVAMGVPAKVRREATEAELERVRRGKDDYVLRGKLMQTSTS; encoded by the coding sequence ATGTTAATAGAATATGAAGGCATAGTGCCGAAGGTGCATCCGTCTGTTTTTGTCGCTCCAGGGGCGATGATTATTGGCGATGTAGCAATTGGAGAAGAATCGAGCATCTGGTTTAACAGCGTGCTCCGTGGGGATTTAGAACCGATTCGAATCGGATGTCGCACCAATGTACAAGACGGTGCAGTGATACATATGGACAAAGAAATTCCGTGTCTCATTGGTGATGACGTTACGATCGGGCACGGTGCGATCCTCCACAGTTGCACAATTGGAGACGGAGCACTGATCGGCATGGGAGCGGTTCTCCTAACGGGTTCGGTGGTTGGCGAAAATGCCGTTGTCGCAGCTGGCACGCTTGTTCGAGAAGGACAAGAAATCCCACCGGGTGCCGTGGCGATGGGAGTGCCCGCAAAGGTGCGGCGCGAGGCTACCGAGGCGGAACTTGAACGCGTCCGACGCGGTAAGGACGATTACGTTTTGCGTGGTAAACTGATGCAAACATCTACTTCATAG
- a CDS encoding Gfo/Idh/MocA family oxidoreductase, whose translation MIGGSGMAGGWINNFTNNFSDRIEIVGLADVSTDVLTAQGEALGLSPSQLFTDFNEACTEVKADFCGIAVPPQFHSPAAIAAMENGMPVICEKPIADTLDAAKAMVHTAQKTGLPCAIIQNYRYADNKQELIRIRDEGRLGRLQHIVGRYACDYRRYLSWGKAWRHDMDFGLLFEGSVHHLDMLRFLSGGDCETLIGFGWNPEWSSFQHYSSGFYVMRMDNGVHTSYEGNSSSAGIVNCWNHEHYRAEFEEGAVEIAGGNQMTIHRVGGETEVYEAPAIPYQAHQHLFDEFLNWLDGGEPSDTRIEDNIKSFVLVIAAMETTLDGQPKQIADYLSDLEI comes from the coding sequence ATGATTGGTGGCAGCGGCATGGCTGGTGGCTGGATTAACAATTTCACGAATAATTTCAGCGACCGGATCGAAATCGTTGGTTTAGCGGATGTGAGTACAGATGTTCTCACAGCGCAGGGTGAGGCATTGGGGCTTAGCCCCTCACAACTCTTCACGGACTTCAATGAAGCGTGTACGGAGGTCAAGGCTGACTTCTGTGGCATTGCTGTTCCACCGCAATTCCATAGTCCTGCCGCGATTGCGGCTATGGAAAATGGGATGCCTGTTATCTGTGAAAAACCGATCGCGGACACCTTAGACGCCGCAAAAGCGATGGTGCACACCGCCCAAAAAACAGGATTGCCGTGTGCGATTATTCAAAATTATCGTTATGCAGACAATAAACAGGAGTTGATTCGCATCCGCGATGAGGGTAGGTTGGGACGGCTTCAGCACATTGTTGGGAGATACGCCTGTGACTACCGTCGGTATCTCTCATGGGGCAAAGCGTGGCGACACGATATGGATTTCGGACTTCTTTTTGAAGGCTCCGTCCATCATCTTGACATGCTTCGGTTCCTCTCCGGTGGCGATTGTGAAACCTTGATCGGATTTGGATGGAATCCAGAATGGTCGAGTTTCCAACACTACTCCAGCGGTTTCTATGTGATGCGGATGGATAACGGGGTCCATACCTCTTATGAGGGCAATAGTTCATCGGCGGGTATCGTCAATTGTTGGAACCATGAGCACTATCGTGCTGAGTTCGAGGAAGGGGCTGTGGAAATCGCAGGCGGCAACCAGATGACGATCCACCGCGTGGGTGGAGAGACCGAAGTCTACGAGGCACCCGCGATTCCGTATCAAGCCCATCAGCATCTTTTTGATGAATTTCTGAATTGGCTTGATGGTGGTGAGCCCTCTGATACGCGAATTGAGGATAACATCAAAAGTTTCGTGCTTGTCATTGCCGCAATGGAGACAACCCTTGATGGACAACCCAAACAGATCGCCGATTACCTGAGCGACTTGGAAATTTAA
- a CDS encoding 2-oxo acid dehydrogenase subunit E2 codes for MAVELRMLQMDQTMTKGKIGKWLVAEGDTVTQGQPLLEIETDKVVHEQESPTDGVIAQLLAEEGTNVPVNALLAIIGAPGEEVARIEADTPPEPVEVDTPSEPQASVQPAQPRATPPMTVAPKASPAARQLAEKLAIDLTEVKASGPGGRILESDVQRYIDLRGLAPIEETTRLKASPLARRLAKEHGVNLVSIVGSGPDGRIVRDDVLQASTVAAEAPVIETPALQQETEVIPMGGIREIIAERMTMSLQTNASVTLHTEVDATAFVELRGMLNDKLQAREVSLTYTDLLVKVVANALREHPRLNATLTDEGIHLLPEINIGVAVALEDGLVVPVVRNADKERLSEISEQVRGFAERARSNQLTPGELQGGTFTITNLGNFGVDAFTPIINPPESAILGVGRILKKPVVHEDEIVVRNMLTLSLTFDHRVIDGAPAAQFLQTVSSYIQDPYLLLV; via the coding sequence ATGGCAGTTGAATTAAGAATGCTTCAGATGGATCAGACGATGACCAAAGGAAAGATCGGCAAATGGCTGGTTGCAGAGGGCGATACTGTCACACAGGGGCAACCCTTACTGGAGATTGAAACCGATAAAGTCGTCCATGAGCAGGAATCCCCGACGGATGGGGTTATCGCGCAATTGCTGGCTGAGGAAGGTACCAATGTTCCTGTCAACGCCCTGTTAGCAATTATCGGGGCACCCGGAGAAGAAGTAGCACGCATTGAGGCGGACACCCCTCCCGAACCCGTTGAAGTGGACACTCCATCGGAACCGCAAGCGTCAGTGCAACCTGCGCAACCCAGGGCAACGCCCCCGATGACCGTTGCACCAAAAGCCTCACCAGCGGCACGCCAACTCGCCGAAAAGCTCGCTATTGACTTGACCGAAGTCAAAGCCTCTGGACCCGGGGGACGTATTCTTGAAAGCGATGTCCAACGATATATTGACTTAAGGGGACTGGCTCCAATTGAGGAAACGACACGGCTTAAGGCATCACCGCTTGCCCGGCGATTGGCGAAGGAGCACGGAGTTAACCTTGTTTCGATTGTCGGTTCGGGACCCGATGGCAGAATTGTCCGTGACGACGTGTTACAAGCGAGCACAGTCGCCGCTGAAGCCCCCGTTATAGAGACACCGGCGCTCCAACAGGAGACAGAGGTTATTCCTATGGGTGGCATCCGTGAAATTATCGCAGAGCGGATGACCATGAGTCTTCAGACAAATGCCAGCGTCACACTCCACACGGAGGTTGATGCAACGGCTTTCGTCGAACTCCGTGGGATGCTCAACGATAAATTGCAAGCGAGAGAAGTGAGTCTCACCTATACCGATCTGCTCGTTAAGGTCGTAGCGAACGCTTTGCGGGAACATCCGCGACTCAACGCTACACTCACGGATGAAGGGATTCATTTATTGCCGGAAATTAACATCGGTGTGGCAGTCGCATTGGAAGATGGACTCGTGGTGCCGGTAGTAAGGAATGCGGACAAGGAGAGGTTATCGGAGATATCTGAACAGGTAAGAGGTTTCGCAGAGCGGGCACGCAGTAATCAACTGACACCCGGTGAACTTCAAGGGGGGACCTTTACCATCACGAATCTCGGAAACTTCGGGGTTGATGCATTCACGCCTATCATCAATCCACCGGAGAGTGCGATTCTTGGGGTGGGACGGATTCTGAAGAAGCCGGTCGTTCACGAAGATGAAATTGTTGTTCGTAACATGTTGACCCTGAGTTTAACGTTCGACCATCGTGTGATAGACGGTGCCCCTGCAGCGCAGTTTCTACAAACAGTCTCCAGTTATATTCAAGACCCGTATTTGTTGTTAGTATGA